Proteins found in one Hemibagrus wyckioides isolate EC202008001 linkage group LG23, SWU_Hwy_1.0, whole genome shotgun sequence genomic segment:
- the LOC131344213 gene encoding E3 ubiquitin-protein ligase TRIM35-like encodes MGSQLPFSSEELSCPVCHNVFTDLVLHLSCSHNICKVCFDQSWKGAGSLVCPVCREQTDVDYVLRDLCEAAPQRRRNENSSACSTSLCGLHREKFNLFCLEDEQLLCVACRTSKIHENHKCCTVDIAARDHKKDLKTALRHLQDKCQLLKTVRSNYDQTAKCIKYQTKKTDQQIKNEFERLHQFLYEEQASRLAALRQEEVQKSLMNKQKIEEINILISYFAYILNMIQEEMGRENISYMENLRAIAKARAHCSLQEPQMFPGALINEAKHLGNLTFRVWEKMQEIVQYTSVILDPNTAHPELSLSDDLTSVQRSHGTQHLPSNPERFDQSYCVLGSKAFTSGIHSWDIEVKHVPDWEVGVTTAQTPRTGKTPLDSETWSVKASHGEYLARFSTATAFKVHLKESPQRIRVRLDWDAGEVQFSDPVTDTHICTFRQTFTEGVFPFFITPCKHSVLKVLPLYVGFMLNTEQGRE; translated from the exons ATGGGTTCCCAGCTTCCTTTCTCTTCCGAGGAATTATCCTGTCCCGTGTGCCACAACGTCTTCACAGATCTGGTTCTCCACTTGTCATGTAGTCACAATATCTGCAAAGTCTGTTTCGATCAGTCTTGGAAGGGTGCGGGGTCTCTGGTATGTCCGGTTTGCAGAGAGCAAACCGATGTGGACTATGTACTGAGGGATTTATGTGAGGCTGCGCCACAGAGAAGGAGGAATGAAAACTCCTCCGCATGTTCGACATCACTCTGCGGTCTACACAGAGAGAAATTCAACCTCTTCTGCCTAGAAGATGAACAGCTGCTGTGTGTGGCATGTCGCACGTCAAAGATACATGAAAATCATAAATGTTGCACTGTAGATATTGCGGCACGTGACCATAAG AAGGATCTTAAAACTGCACTCAGACATCTACAGGACAAGTGTCAGCTCCTTAAAACGGTCAGATCAAATTATGATCAAACTGCAAAATGTATTAAG TATCAGACCAAGAAAACAGATCAGCAGATAAAGAACGAGTTTGAGAGGCTTCACCAGTTTCTTTACGAAGAACAAGCATCCAGATTAGCTGCTCTGAGACAGGAAGAGGTGCAGAAGAGTCTGATGAACAAACAGAAGATTGAAGAGATAAATATACTGATATCATATTTTGCCTATATTCTCAATATGATACAAGAGGAAATGGGACGAGAGAATATATCATATATGGAG AACTTAAGAGCGATAGCAAAAGC CCGAGCTCACTGCTCCTTGCAGGAACCACAGATGTTCCCGGGAGCGCTGATCAATGAAGCAAAGCACCTCGGAAACCTGACTTTCAGGGTGTGGGAGAAGATGCAGGAGATcgttcagtaca CCTCTGTGATTTTAGATCCAAACACAGCCCACCCTGAGCTGTCCCTTTCAGACGATCTGACCAGTGTCCAGCGTAGTCATGGAACACAACACCTCCCTAGTAATCCAGAAAGATTTGATCAGTCTTATTGTGTCTTAGGATCTAAAGCATTTACCTCAGGCATCCATAGCTGGGATATTGAGGTCAAGCATGTTCCGGATTGGGAGGTCGGTGTGACAACTGCACAGACACCGAGGACCGGAAAAACTCCCTTGGATAGCGAAACCTGGAGTGTCAAGGCTTCTCATGGTGAATATCTGGCACGGTTTTCAACAGCAACAGCCTTTAAGGTCCATCTTAAAGAGAGTCCACAGAGGATTAGGGTTCGGCTGGACTGGGATGCAGGGGAGGTGCAATTCTCTGACCCTGTCACTGACACACATATATGTACTTTCAGACAAACTTTTACTGAGGGAgtctttcctttctttattaCACCGTGCAAACATTCAGTTCTGAAGGTATTACCATTATATGTTGGTTTTATGCTGAATACTGAACAGGGTAGAGAGTGA